The Bacillota bacterium region ATGAGAGCGGCGTGGCGGACACCGTGGATCCCCTGGGCGGCTCCTACTACGTAGAGGCCCTCACCAACCGCATAGAGGAAGAGGCCATGCAGTACATAGAGAGGATCGACAGGATGGGGGGGGCCCCCAGGGCCATCGAGCTTGGCTACATGCAGGGGGAGATCGAGGCATCCGCCTACCGCTACCAGAAGGAGGTTGAGGCGGGCACCAGGGTCATCGTGGGCCTCAACCGGTTCAGGGTGGAGGAAGAGCCCAGGGAGAACATGCCCCGCGTGGACCCGGACGTCAGGGGACTCCAGGTCCTACGGCTCACAGACCTCAAGCGTAGGAGAGACGGGGCCAGGGTGGAACGGGTCCTCCTGGCCCTTGGGGATGCCGCAAGGGGCTACTCTAACCTCATGGGCCCGGTCATGGAGGCCGTCAGGTCCAGCGCAACCCTGGGGGAAATATGTGGGGTGTTCAGGGAGGTATTCGGAGAATACAGGCCATCGAACCCGGCCAGCTCTTTGGGGGGTGCCAAGTAGTGAGGGAGGCCCTGGAGGGCATCAGGGTTTTGGACTTCACCAGGCTCCTGCCGGGACCCTACTCGACCATGCTCCTGGGGGACTTCGGCGCAGAGGTCATAAAGGTGGAGGAGCCTGGGAGGGGGGACTACTACCGCTGGCTGGAGCCCATGATGGGGGAGTACGGGGCGAGTTTCCAGTTCCTCAACCGGAACAAGAAGAGCATCGCCCTGGACCTGAAGAACCCAAGGGCCAGGGAGGTCGTGGCAAGGCTTGCCCAGGCTGCCGACGTCCTGGTGGAGGGCTTCAGGCCCGGGGTGGCACAGCGCCTGGGCATAGGTTACCAGGCAATAAAGGAGGCAAATCCCCGTCTCATTTACTGTTCAATAACGGGTTTCGGCCCGGCCGGGCCCTACGCGGGCAGGCCCGGCCATGACCTGAACTACGCAGCACTAGGAGGGGCGGTGGGCCTTACCGGGCCCACTGGCCAAGGGCCTGTGATCCCCAGCATCCAGGTAGCGGACCTGGGTTCGGCCCTCTTCGCCGCTGTGGGGATCCTGGTGGCGCTGGCCGCCAGGGAGCACACGGGCCAGGGACAACGGGTGGACGTGGCAATGCTTGACAGTGTTGTGGCCCTCCTGGCAGGATCCGCCGCCTACTACCTGGCCACCGGGGTGTCGCCATGCCCAGGGGGGATCAGGCTCACAGGGGCACTCCCCTGGTACCGCCTGTATGAGGCCCAAGACGGCCGGTACCTGGCCGTGGGAGCCCTGGAGAGGAAGTTCTGGGAGGAACTCTGCCTGGGCATCGGCCGGGAGGACCTCATCCCCTGCTTCGACTGGCCCCAGGAGAAACACCCTGGGGTGATTGCCCAGCTGGATGCCCACTTCAGGACAAGACCCCTCGAGGACTGGATAAAGACCTTGGAGCGCCGCGATACCTGCGTATCCCCGGTGAACAGGCTGGACGAGGTGTTCTCCGACCCCCAGGTGCTCCACAACGAAGTGGTGACACAGGTCAAGTCCCTCTACGGCATGCTCTCGCTGGTGAACTCCCCCGTGAAGGCGTCAGGGACGCCCCCCAGGGTCAAGACGAGGGGGCCCCACCTGGGGGAGCACACCGAGGAGGTCCTCATGAAGGGGGGCTTCTCCGCCCAGGAGGTCCAGGAACTGAGATCGGCGGGTGCCACCGGGCCCTAGCTTGCGGGCCTGGAGGCATCCCCCGGGGGAACAGTTTTCCTCCTGGCGGTACAGGCCTGGAAGGATTTATCAGACACGCCGTACAATTCTCCCCTTTAGGAGTGACTGGGGATCCCTTCACCTAGACAGGGGGGTAGACTCGTGAAATCGAAGCCCCAAGGGTCACTGCAATCTGTCGCCAAGGCCTTTGAGATCATGGAGCACCTAGCCTCCTCCAGGGAGTGCGGTATCACCGATATGGCCAACAGGACCAAAGTGGCCAAGAGCACGGCCCACAGGCTCATCAGGACACTGGAGCAGCTGGGTTACGCCATGCAGAACGAGCAGACGGGCAAGTACTACCTGACCTTCAAGGTGTTCCATCTGGGCACGGAGATGATCCGGGGCATGGGTTTTGGACAGCAGGTGGCCTGCCTCCTGGAGGAACTCGCCGTGAAGTGCGGGCTTGTGGTCAAGCTGGGGGTGTATGACTCCGGGCAGGTGCTGTGCGTCTACCGCTCGGAGACCGCCCGGGGACTGAGGATGGAGATCGGCGTGGGCTCCCGCATTGCCGCCCACAGCAGCGCCCTGGGCAAGGCCATCCTGGCCTACTCGCCGGAGTCCAGGATCAAGAGATTCCTCAGGGAGAACACCCTCACAGCCTTCACCAGGAACACCATCACTGACCCCCAGGTGTTCCTGAAGGACCTGGCCTCCACCAGGAAGAGGGGCTACTCCCTCGACAGGGGGGAGAACGTCATAGAGATGCGTTGCGTTGGCGCCCCTGTCTTTGACCACCTGGGACTGGTCATAGCTGGCGTCAGCGTCTCGGGCCCCGTTTCCTGGCTCAGGCAGGACCGCATCCTGGATCTGGGTCCCGAGGTGATCCAGGCGGCCAGGGCAGTCTCGGAGCACCTGGGGTGGTCCCCCCAGTGCCTGGCGGCGACAACCCACCGGTAGTTCATGTAGTTCATGAGGAGGGCGGTTTCTAGTTGAAGGGTCCTGAGATTGCGCCGAGGACGATGATGAAGGGCAACGAGGCCCTGGCGGAGGGGGCCCTAAGGGGGGGCTGCCGCTTCTACTTTGGCTACCCCATCACCCCGCAGAACGAGCTCCTGGAGTACATGGCGGTACACCTCCCCCGGTGTGGCGGCGTTTTCCTGCAGACGGAGAGCGAGCTGGCGGCCATCAGCATGGTCTACGGTGTGGCCTCAACAGGGAGGAGGGCAATGACCTCCTCCTCGAGCCCGGGGATAAGCCTCATGCAGGAAGGCATATCCTACCTGGCCTCTGCTGAGCTGCCCTGTCTCATCGTTAACATAACCCGGGGCAGTCCCGGCCTGGGACGCATAACCCCGGCCCAGTCCGACTACTTCCAGGCGGTAAAGGGAGGGGGTCACGGGGACTACCGCCTCATCGTCCTGGCCCCTGTGGGTGTGCAGGAGATGGCGGACTTCGCCTGCGAGGCCTTCGAGCTGGCTGAGAGGTACCGTGCCCCCGTGATGATCCTGGGGGACGGCATAGTGGGCCAGATGATGGAGCCGGTGAGGCTGCCTTGCCCGGTAGACCCCGGGGAGACCCCTGTGGCCAGGTGGGCGGTGGGGGAGTGGTCAAGGCCCCGGGCAAGGAGGAACCTGGTGCTCTCGGCACCCCTAACTGACCCCGAGCTCAGGCAGATGAACCTGGACCTCCAGGAGAAGTACCACAGGATCGCCCAGGCCGAGACCCGTTACGAGGCATACAGGACAGAAGACGCCGAGATGGTCATAGTGGCCTTCGGCATCGCGGCCCGCCTATCCATGGAGGCGGTGGATTCCCTGAGAGATCAGGGGGTGAGGGCGGGCTTGCTCCGCCCCATAACCCTATGGCCCTTCCCCTCCAGGGCCCTGGAGGACCTGTCAGGGAGGGTCCTGGGCTTCCTGGTCGTGGAGATGAACGAGGGCCAGATGGTGGAGGACGTGTGCGCCTGCTCCCTGGGGCGGGCGCCCGTGGGGTTCCTGGGAGGAGGCGGGGGTTTCGTGCCCACACCCGCCCAGATAGCAAAGAGGGCCCTCTCCATGCTGGGGGGTGTCCCCGCGTGAGGCTGGTGAAGGGCAGGCCCAGGTGCCTGACAGGCGCTGGCTTCCTCTACTGCCCGGGCTGCCACCACGGGATAGTGCTGCGCCTGGTGGCCGAGACCATTGATGAACTGGGCATCGCCGCAAAGGCGGTGATGGTGACATCCATAGGGTGCTCCGTGCGGTGCTGGACCAACCTGGACATCGATGCATGCCAGGGGGCTCACGGCCGGGGCCTCGCGGTGGCCACCGGGATAAAGAGGGCCTCGCCTGGGAGCGTTGTCTTCACCTACCAGGGAGACGGGGACCTGGCGGCCATAGGAATGGCTGAGACCCTGCACGCGGCGGCCAGGGGTGAGGCGGTCACCGTCATCTTCGTAAACAATGCGGTGTTTGGCGCCACAGGCGGGCAGATGGCCCCCACTACACTCCTGGGCATGAAGACCAGCACGTACCCGGAGGGCCGGGACGCCAGGCACACCGGTTACCCCATCAGGGTGGCGGAGCTCCTGGCATCCCTGGAGGGGGTCACCTACAGCGCCAGGGTGGCAGTGAACAGCCCGGCCCGGGTGCGGGAGGCATCCAGGGCGGTCCGGAAGGCCTTCCTGGCGCAGATGGATAAGGAGGGGTTCGGCATCGTGGAGGTGCTCTCGGCCTGCCCTGTCAACCTGAAGCTCAGCCCGGTTGAGGCCCTCAAGTGGATTGACGACGCCATGATTCCCTGTTTCCCCCTGGGGGTGTTCCAGGAACGGTAGGAGGCAAAAACCATGCCAGGAGGCGGCACCATTGAAAGAGGAAGTGATCACGGCCGGGTTTGGTGGACAGGGCATTCTTTTTGCCGGGCAAGTCCTTGCCTATTCTGCCATGCTGGAGGGCAGGGAGGTCACCTGGCTGCCCTCCTACGGGCCCGAGATGAGAGGGGGCACCGCCAACTGCATGGTTGTGATATCTGGCGGCCCAATACGTTCGCCCCTGGTCTACCAACCCACAACAGCTCTGGTATTCAACCTTCCCTCCATGGACAGGTTCGAGGGCTCCGTGGTCCCCGGGGGGCTCTTGCTGGTGAACACCGGTCTCGTACCCAGGCCCCCCTCCCGGAGGGACCTGAGGGTGCTGGGGGTGCCTGCCGAGGGCATAGCCCTGGAAGTGGCGGGCCGGCAGGTGGTGAACATGGTGATGCTGGGCGCCGCGATAGTAGCGGGCTCCCTGGTGAGCCTCGAATCAGCCCTGGCGGCCCTGGAGGATGTTACACCCCCCCACAGGAGGGACAATCTGGAGCCCAACCGCCAGGCCATCCTCAGGGGTGCCCAGGTAGCCCGGGGAGGGGTTTCGCTTTGAACCTGGAGACCAAGAGAGTAGTGGTGGAGGCCGGGAGATGCAAGGGCTGTGAGATCTGCCTTGCGGTATGTCCCAGGAACGCCCTGGCCATGAGCCAGAAACTGAACCCGAAGGGCTACTTCGTTGTGGAACTAAGGGCAGGGGATGACTGCACCAGTTGCGGGCTGTGTGCCTTGATGTGCCCCGATGTGGCCCTCGGGGTCTACACGCCCTAGACCGCCCGGTAGTGACATGCAGGCGTCTTTCCCCAGGGAGGGCGCGGGATGGGAGGGTGTCTCATGGATTTTGGGCTTACCAGGACACAGCAGCTATGGCAGAAGGCAGTCAGGGAGTTCGCGGAGCGCCGTCTTGCCCCCAGGGCCGTGGCCCTGGACGATGGGGGCCAGCTCCCCCGCGAGCTGGTCAAGGAGATGGGGTCCATGGGCTACCTGGGGGTGGTCACCCCGGAGGAGCATGGGGGAACCGCTCTGGGCCATGTGGCCAGGATGCTGATGATCGAGGAGATCTCCCGGGTCTACCCTCCCTTCGGCTTCTTCTACCAGGCGGCCCACCTTGGGATCTACGCCCTCGAGCAGTACGGGAGCGACCGGCAAAAGGAAAGGTACCTTGCCTCCCTGGTCAGCGGGGACACCGTCTCCTGCATGGCTGTGACGGAGCAGACCGGGGGCTCTGACCCTGCGAACATGAGGACCAGGGCCAGGCCCAGCGGGGGCGACTGGGTGCTCAGCGGGAGGAAGGCGTTCATCACCCTGGGAAAGGAGGCCGAGGTCTGCCTGGTCCTGGCCAGGACAGGCCAGGAAGGCTTCAGCGTGTTCCTGGTGGAGAAGGGCACGCCCGGTTTTAACGTGACCCGGCGGGAGGCTCACATGGGCATGAGGTCTGTCCCGGTCTATGAGATGGAGTTCGATGGCTGCCGTGTCCCTGGGGAGAACCTGGTGGGCACTGAGGGCAGGGGGCTGGGCGCAGCCCTGTCTGTCATAGCCGAGATCGGCCGCACCGGCGCGGTCGCAGTAGCCCTGGGCATCGCCCGGGGCGCCCTGGACATGGCCCTGGGCTTCGCCAGGCAGCGGGAGCTCTACGGGAAACCCATAGCCAGCTTCCAGGGCATCCAGTTCATGCTGGCAGACATGGACACCCAGTACCACGCCGCCCGCCTCCTGGGCTACCTGGCTGCCTCCCTGCTGGACCAGGGCAAGAAGAGCAAGGAGATCGCCCTGGAGATATCCAGGGCCAAGGTCTTTGGTTGCGAGGCAGCAATGGCCAACGCCACCCGGGCCATCCAGATCCACGGCGCCTGCGCCACCACCCCCGAGTATGGGCTGGGGAGGCGCATGGCGGACGCCCTGGAACTCCTGGCGGCCGGGGGAACCCAGGAGATCATGCGGGTGACTATAGCCAAGGGGTTGGTGGGATGAAGCCGCCGAGAATAGCGGTCCTGGTGAAACAGGTGCTCGACCCCGGGCACTTCCACAGGGTTTGCATTGACCTGGAGACCAACTCCATACAGCGCCAGGGCATGCCCAGCATCATGAACCCCCATGACAGGGTGGCCCTGGAGGTGGCGCTCGGCCTCAAGCCATCCCTCCAGGGTGCCAGCGTTGCCGCGGTGAGCATGGGCCCGCCCTCCGCCATGGAGGTGCTGGAGGAGGCCCTGGTCATGGGGGCTGACCAAGCCTACCTTCTTTCGGACAGGGCCTTCGCGGGGGCGGACACCCTGGCGACGGCACGCTGCCTGGCCAGGTTTCTTGAGAAACACGGCCCCTACCTCCTGGTCCTGGCAGGATCCGAGACGCTGGACGGCGCCACGGCCCAGGTGCCTCCCCAGGTTGCCGAGTTCCTGGGGGTTCCCCACGTCACCCTTGCCCAGAGGCTAATGATGCAGGAGGGCTGCCTCCTGGTGGAGAGGAGATCAGGGAAGGCCAGGATAAGCCTGAGGATGGTCCTGCCCGGCCTGGTCTCAGTGCTGAGGCAGGCGGCGGAACCCCGCATACCCTCAGCCCTGGACATCCTCAGGGGATCCCAAAAGAGCGTGGTATCCCTGGATTCGGCATCCCTGGACCTAGCGCCGGGGGAGACGGGGCTCGCGGGCTCTCCCACACGGGTGAGGGGTGTGCGCCCTGGGACCCACCGGAAGGGGGGCCAGGTCTACTCGGGGGATGCCTGGGAGGCCGTGGGCAGGGCCTTGGAGCGACTGAAGGAGCTGGGCGCGCTGTGAACGATGGGAAAATGGGCGGGATATGGCACTGGGTTGAGGTGGAATCAGGAAGGCCCACCAGGGCCTCCCTGGAGGTGGCCGGGAAGGCGCGCCAGCTGGCGGCCTCACCGGGCATCCAGTCCGAGGCGGTGCTGGTGAGCCCCCGGGGGGAAAGCCTGGATGGCGCCATGGAGAGCCTGGCCTCCCATGGTGTCTCCCATGCGCTGGTCCTGAGGGCACCGGGGCCCTTCCCCGGTTACAGTTCCGCCCTCTTCACCAGGGCCCTGTGCGAGGCCACCCGGCGCCACAGCCCGGAGGTGCTGCTCCTCCCGGCCTCCGGCGACGGCATGGACCTGGCACCCCGGGTTGCGGCAAGGCTAGGCACGGGACTCACGGCCCACTGTACGGACCTGGCCCTGGAACCCGCAGGGGAATCCTGGCATCTTATCCAGGTGGTACCGGGCTTCGGTGAGAACCTGATGGTGGAGATCGTGTGCCCAGAAAGAAGGCCCCAGATGGCTACGGTGAGGCCCGGGGTATTTCCCGTGCCTGAACCCGTAGAGGACGCCTCCCTCTCCCTCCTGGAAGAGGCGGTGACCGCTGCCCCGGAGGATGGCCTGGTGGAGGTCCTGGAGGTCCTCCCCGGGGAGGACGAGGGGGCAGACCTGGAGGAGGCCGAGGTGGTGGTGGCGGGAGGCTGGGGCATGGGCTGCCTGGGGGGCCTTTGGCCCCTGGAGGAGCTGGCCCGCCTCGTGGGGGGCGTGACTGGGGGCACCAGGCCTGCGGTGGACAAGGGCTGGATACCCCAGGATCGCATGATCGGCCAGAGCGGGAGGAGCGTGAGGCCCCATCTCTTCATGAGCCTGGGGGCCTCCGGCGCCATGCACTTCGTCACGGGTTTTTCCGGCTCCCGCTTCATCTTCTCCGTTACTGACGACCCCCGGGCGCCCATCCTGCGGGTGTCCGATGTTGCAGTGGTGGCAGACATCAGGGAGGTCCTCCCTGCCCTCCTGGCGGGGCTCAGGGGGCTTCAGGGGTAACATGACAAAAGGGAGGGGGGGAAACCTGGCGGGCAATGACCGCGCAGGGTCTTGATGGGTGTACATGGTTTCAAGACGGTGTTCGTGGCAGGGGCCGGGCAGATGGGATCCGGCATAGCTCAGGTGCTGGCCCAGTCCGGCCTGGATGTGATCCTTTACGATGTGAACGAGGCGCAGGTCCAGCGGGGCCTGGGGGCCATGGAACGTTCCCTGGCTCGCCTGGAGAACAAGGGCCTCCTGGCCCAGGGGGAGTCCTCCCAGGTGCTCTCCAGGGTAAGACCCGTCCAGGGCCTAGAGGGGGCAGCCGGGGCGGGGATGGTCATTGAGGCCATTGTGGAAGACAGGCCAAGGAAACGGGAACTCTTCACCCAGCTTCACGGGGCCTGCAGTCCTGGGACCATCTTTGCCTCCAACACGTCCTCCATCAGTATAACGGAGCTGGGGGCTCTCTCGGGACGCCCGGAGATGTTCATAGGGCTCCACTTCATGAACCCTGCCCCCGTCATGAGACTCGTGGAGGTTATAAGGGGACTAAAGACGAGCGACGCCACCTTCCATGCGGCTTGGGGGCTGGTGGAGTCCCTGGGAAAGACCCCCGTCAAGGTGGAGGACTTCCCGGGTTTCGCCGTAAACCGGGTGCTCATTCCCATGCTGAACGAGGCCATCTACTGCGTCATGGAGGGGGTGGCCCCCCCTAGGGACCTGGATGCCGCCATGAAGCTGGGGGCCAGCCATCCAATGGGGCCGCTGGAACTGGCGGACCTCATAGGCCTGGACACGGTGCTTTACATCATGGAGGTGCTCCACAGGGAGATGGGGGACCCCAAGTTCAGGCCGTGCCCCCTCCTGAGGAAGATGGTGGCAGCCGGCACCCTGGGCAGGAAGACAGGCCAGGGGTTCTATGACTACCAGTGACAGGTCTGGGGGCGCCTGTAGCGGAGGGGGGGAGATAGACTGTGCCCGAGATCGACCACGTTGGCATCGCCGTGGAGGACCTGGCCAAGGCTGTCAGGGAGTGGCAATGCCTTGGCTTCGAGCTCCTGGGGATGGAGGAAGCCCCTGAGCACGGGGTTCGAGTGGCCCTGTTCCGGGCGGGCCATAGCCGCGTCGAGCTTATGGAGCCCATGGGCCCGGAGAGCCCTGTAGCTAGGTTCCTCTCCAAGAGGGGACCGGGCATCCACCACATAGCCTTCAGTGTAGAAGGGGTCAAGGCCACGCTGGATGAGTTGAAGGCCAAGGGGGTTCCCCTGGTGGACCAGGTGCCCAGGAGGGGAGCCGGCGGGACCGAGGTGGCCTTCCTTCACCCAAGGGGAGCCTCGGGATGTCTTGTGGAGCTGTGCGAAGGCCATGAGGAGCAGCCCTGAAGACGGGCAGTCTCCTGGGATCACGCACTAAGAGGGAGGTGGGACGTTTGGGCCTTTATCGCGAGGCACGCTACCGGACAGCAGGAGACCGGGCGGTTGTGGCCCAGTTTGGAGATGAGATAGGCCTTGAGGTGAACCACCGGGTACGCGCCATGGCCCAGGAAATCGAGAGCGGCAGGCTTGAGGGGGTCACGGAGACGCTTCCCAGCTACAGTGTGCTCTACGTGTTCTACGACCCCCTCAAGGTGTCCTACGGCCAGGTGCTGGAAGGCCTGAGGGGCATCGAGGGCCGCCTGGAGCAGGTGGTGCTATCTCCCCCCAGGGTGTTCATCATTCCCACCCTCTACGGGGGAGAGATGGGACCGGACCTGGAGGACGTTGCGAGTCACGCCGGGCTGGGAGTGGAGGAGGTTGTGTCCATCCACTCCTCCGTGGACTACCACGTCTACTTCACTGGATTTACCCCGGGTTTCCTGTTCCTGGGGGGCATGTCCTCCAGGATCGCCACCCCAAGGCTGGAGAACCCCAGGACCAGGGTTCCCGCGGGATCCGTGGGGATCGCCGGCAACCAGACAGGAGTCTATCCCATCCAGAGCCCCGGGGGCTGGAGGCTGATAGGGCGCACCCCAGTGAGGCTCTACGACCCCGCCCGGCCCGAGCCCGTGCTCATCAGGGCCGGGGACAAGGTGAGGTTTCGTCCCATGAGCGACCAGGAGTACCAGGAGATCAGCCGGAGGGTAAAGTCCGGCGAGTATATCATGGAGACCCTCACGGAAGGCGGTGAGGTGTCATGACAGGGCTGAGGGTTGTTCACCCGGGGGCGCTCACCACCGTTCAGGACCTGGGGCGCTACGGGTACCAGGGCATGGGGCTCTCTCCCTCGGGGGTGCTGGATGACTACTCCTTCCGCATGGGCAACATTGTGCTGGGGAATGACCCAAGATCTGCTGCCGTGGAGATGGTTCTCTGGGCTCCCACCCTGGAGGTTACGGTAAAGACCGCCGTCGCGCTGGTGGGGGGGGAGGTCAGGGCCTTCATCAACGGCGAGGAGGCCCCCATGTGGGAGGCCCTCGTTGTGGAGCCCGGGGACCTCATCGAGGTCAAGGAGTTCAAGACGGGCTTTGCCTCCTACATCTGCGTGGCCGGGGGGGTTGCCGTTCCCCCTGTCCTTGGGTCGAGGTCCACGGACATCCTGGGCATGATGGGAGGGCTTGAAGGTGGTCTCGTGAAGAAGGACAGCGTTCTCCCGGTGGGTACGCCCTTGGTGCCCCTCAGGGAAATGGCGGGGCGGCGGCTCGGGCCTGCCTACATACCGGATTTCTCTGGGGAGGCCACGGTCAGGGTGATAATGGGACCGCAGGATGACTACTTCACGGACAACGGCATCCAGACGCTGCTTACAACCCCCTACACCGTGAGCATGAAGTCAGACCGCATGGGCCTTAGGCTTGAGGGCGAGGTCATAGAGCACGGCAAGGGTGCTGACATCTTTTCCGAGGGGATTACTGTGGGGGCGATACAGGTGCCCAAGAACGGCCTGCCCATTGTGCTCCTGGCCGGCCGGCAGACCGTGGGCGGCTACACCAAGATAGCTGTGGTTGCGTCGGTTGACATTCACAGGGCGGCCCAGAGAAGGCCTGGCGATACCCTGAGGTTCTCGGCCACCGGCGTGGATGAGGCCAGGGGGCTCCTCCTGGAGAGGGAGGCCCTCTTCCAGAAGGGCTCAGCCTTGCTGGAATAAACAAGGTGCGAGGGGGGAGTTAAGGTGGCCAGTTTCGTGATGGACGTCAACAGTGACCTTGGTGAGAGCTACGGCAGGTACACTCTGGGTAATGACCAGGTACTCATGAAGTACATCAGCTCGGCCAACATAGCCTGTGGCTTTCACGCGGGTGACCCGTCTGTGATGAGGCACACCATACAGTGGGCCAAGGAGAACGACGTGGGTGTGGGGGCCCACCCGGGCTACCTGGACCTGCAGGGCTTCGGCCGCAGGAGCATGGACATGACCCCCCAGGAGCTGGAGGACTTCATACTCTACCAGCTGGGGGCCATCGCCGGCTTCGCAAAGGCGGCTGGTGTCAGGGTAAGGCACCTGAAGTGCCACGGTGCCCTGGGCAACGACCTTCACCGCTTCCCCAGGGAAGGCAAGGAGGAAATCGTGAAGGCCGTGGGCCGGGCGGTGCTGGAGTTCGACCCGGATATAGTCCTGGTGGGCTTCGCGGCCTCGGACATGGTGGCCATATGGCGGGAGATGGGGCTGAAGGCGGCGGACGAGATCTTCGCGGACAGGGCCTACAACCCCGACCTCACCCTGGTGTCCCGGAGGGTGCCCGGCGCGGTCATCACCGACCCCGGCGAGGTTGTGGCCCGGGTTTTAGCCATGGTGAAGACCAAGAGCATAATGGCTGTAGACGGCCGAGTGGTCAAGGACGTCCCCATGGACACCATCTGCATCCACGGGGATACGCCCACAGCGGTGGACCTTGCCAGGCAGCTGAAGGAGCGGTTTGACCAGGAGGGCATCGAGGTGAGGGCATTCGAGGGACGCTAGGAGGCCCAAGAGCCTGGGGAGGTGATGAGGGTGGACATTGGCGGCGTGAGGCCGCCTGAGGCGAGGCGGCTCTTCCGTGAGGGCAAGGCCCAGGGCCCCACGGCGGGATGGTGCCGTGGCTATGCCCAGGCGAACCTGGCGGTCATGCCCAGGAAGGACGCCTATGACTTCCTGCTGTTCTGCGTGAGGAACCCCAAGCCCTGCCCCGTGCTGGATGTCACCGAGGCGGGGTCCGCGGAGCCCAGGCGGGCGGCTCCGGGCGCTGACATCCGCTACGACCTGTCCCAGTACAGGGTGTACAGGAAGGGCGAGTTCGTGGAGGAGCCGGGGGACATCGCGGCCTACTGGGGGCCCGACATGGTGGGCTTCCTCCTGGGCTGCAGCTTCTCCTTCGAGGACGCCCTCCTGGAGGCGAAAATACCCATGAAGCACATAGAGCATGGCGAGAATGTGGCCATCTACAACACCACCATACAGTGCGAGCCCGCCGGGCGGTTCTCCGGAACCATGGTGGTGAGCATGAGGCCCATACCGGGACGCCTGGTGCCCCGGGCCGTCACCGTGACGAGCCGGTTCCCCGGTGTGCATGGCATTCCGGTGCACGTGGGAGACCCGGAGGCTATCGGCATCAAGGACGTGTTCAAGGTTGACTGGGGGGATCCCCCCAGGATGGAGCCCGGGGACGTGCCTGTGTTCTGGGCCTGCGGGGTCACGCCCCAGGCGGTGGCCTTGAACAGCAAGCCTGACCTGATGCTCACCCACTCGCCTGGGCGAATGTTCATCACCGACATCTTAAACGAATCCCTGTCAGTCCTGTAATGGAGCGGGAGCCCGGCAAGGGGGGGTACCTGTGGACTGGGAGTGCGTGGACACCGACGTCCTGGTGGTGGGGTCTGGCGGGGCAGGGCTATGTGCGGCACTAGCTGCCCGGGAAGCGGGCGCCAGGGTGGTCCTAATGGACAAGAGCAGGACCGGGCGGGGCGGTGCCACGGTGATGGCCCTGTGCCAGGTGGCGGCGGCCCTGGGGGAGGCGGGACCCGATGACTGGACAATTCACATGGAGGATACCGTCAGGAGCGGCCACGGCCTGAACGACAGGGACATGGCCGAGGTCTTAGCCAGGGAGGCCCCGGATGCCCTTCGCTGGCTGGACGAGATCGGGACGGGCTTTGACAGGGAAGACGGGAGGATCCAGCAGGGCCCCGGCCCTGGGCATACCAGGCCCAGGGCCGCCCATGTCAACTTCCACACGGGACGCTCCATGATAAGGGCCCTTCTTGGGCAGGTGAAGAGGGACCCCGGGATACTCCTGGTAGAGAACGCCGTAGCCTGGC contains the following coding sequences:
- a CDS encoding 2-oxoacid:acceptor oxidoreductase family protein; amino-acid sequence: MKEEVITAGFGGQGILFAGQVLAYSAMLEGREVTWLPSYGPEMRGGTANCMVVISGGPIRSPLVYQPTTALVFNLPSMDRFEGSVVPGGLLLVNTGLVPRPPSRRDLRVLGVPAEGIALEVAGRQVVNMVMLGAAIVAGSLVSLESALAALEDVTPPHRRDNLEPNRQAILRGAQVARGGVSL
- a CDS encoding IclR family transcriptional regulator; translated protein: MKSKPQGSLQSVAKAFEIMEHLASSRECGITDMANRTKVAKSTAHRLIRTLEQLGYAMQNEQTGKYYLTFKVFHLGTEMIRGMGFGQQVACLLEELAVKCGLVVKLGVYDSGQVLCVYRSETARGLRMEIGVGSRIAAHSSALGKAILAYSPESRIKRFLRENTLTAFTRNTITDPQVFLKDLASTRKRGYSLDRGENVIEMRCVGAPVFDHLGLVIAGVSVSGPVSWLRQDRILDLGPEVIQAARAVSEHLGWSPQCLAATTHR
- a CDS encoding 4Fe-4S dicluster domain-containing protein — encoded protein: MNLETKRVVVEAGRCKGCEICLAVCPRNALAMSQKLNPKGYFVVELRAGDDCTSCGLCALMCPDVALGVYTP
- the vorB gene encoding 3-methyl-2-oxobutanoate dehydrogenase subunit VorB, which gives rise to MKGPEIAPRTMMKGNEALAEGALRGGCRFYFGYPITPQNELLEYMAVHLPRCGGVFLQTESELAAISMVYGVASTGRRAMTSSSSPGISLMQEGISYLASAELPCLIVNITRGSPGLGRITPAQSDYFQAVKGGGHGDYRLIVLAPVGVQEMADFACEAFELAERYRAPVMILGDGIVGQMMEPVRLPCPVDPGETPVARWAVGEWSRPRARRNLVLSAPLTDPELRQMNLDLQEKYHRIAQAETRYEAYRTEDAEMVIVAFGIAARLSMEAVDSLRDQGVRAGLLRPITLWPFPSRALEDLSGRVLGFLVVEMNEGQMVEDVCACSLGRAPVGFLGGGGGFVPTPAQIAKRALSMLGGVPA
- a CDS encoding CaiB/BaiF CoA-transferase family protein, whose protein sequence is MREALEGIRVLDFTRLLPGPYSTMLLGDFGAEVIKVEEPGRGDYYRWLEPMMGEYGASFQFLNRNKKSIALDLKNPRAREVVARLAQAADVLVEGFRPGVAQRLGIGYQAIKEANPRLIYCSITGFGPAGPYAGRPGHDLNYAALGGAVGLTGPTGQGPVIPSIQVADLGSALFAAVGILVALAAREHTGQGQRVDVAMLDSVVALLAGSAAYYLATGVSPCPGGIRLTGALPWYRLYEAQDGRYLAVGALERKFWEELCLGIGREDLIPCFDWPQEKHPGVIAQLDAHFRTRPLEDWIKTLERRDTCVSPVNRLDEVFSDPQVLHNEVVTQVKSLYGMLSLVNSPVKASGTPPRVKTRGPHLGEHTEEVLMKGGFSAQEVQELRSAGATGP
- a CDS encoding acyl-CoA dehydrogenase family protein; the encoded protein is MDFGLTRTQQLWQKAVREFAERRLAPRAVALDDGGQLPRELVKEMGSMGYLGVVTPEEHGGTALGHVARMLMIEEISRVYPPFGFFYQAAHLGIYALEQYGSDRQKERYLASLVSGDTVSCMAVTEQTGGSDPANMRTRARPSGGDWVLSGRKAFITLGKEAEVCLVLARTGQEGFSVFLVEKGTPGFNVTRREAHMGMRSVPVYEMEFDGCRVPGENLVGTEGRGLGAALSVIAEIGRTGAVAVALGIARGALDMALGFARQRELYGKPIASFQGIQFMLADMDTQYHAARLLGYLAASLLDQGKKSKEIALEISRAKVFGCEAAMANATRAIQIHGACATTPEYGLGRRMADALELLAAGGTQEIMRVTIAKGLVG
- a CDS encoding thiamine pyrophosphate-dependent enzyme — encoded protein: MRLVKGRPRCLTGAGFLYCPGCHHGIVLRLVAETIDELGIAAKAVMVTSIGCSVRCWTNLDIDACQGAHGRGLAVATGIKRASPGSVVFTYQGDGDLAAIGMAETLHAAARGEAVTVIFVNNAVFGATGGQMAPTTLLGMKTSTYPEGRDARHTGYPIRVAELLASLEGVTYSARVAVNSPARVREASRAVRKAFLAQMDKEGFGIVEVLSACPVNLKLSPVEALKWIDDAMIPCFPLGVFQER